AAACCAGGAACTTGGGCCTCACCATTATGCTAGATGCTCTTGATGAGGCAGAGGGACACCAAAACAGGGTCAAattctctatttattttattttgaagatttactttatttttaatggctaAGATAGTCAGAGATTCAGTCTACATTCTCAGGGTTGTATATGCTATAGATTGATTCAACATATAACAGAAACAATTGctaaagaaggaagagaggaataaagaaattaagaggAAAGACCCAAATAGTAGACAAATAATTTTAGTTCTTGCATCTCCTAGCCTTTTCATGCTTGATTTTACAACCTAGAAAACAtttgtatgtttatttttttgtttgcttggtcaTTTAGGTATCTTTGTGTATAATTTATGAAAGCAGAAATTCCATTATGTGGCATCCTGGAACATTCTCCAGCCCATCAGCAAGGAAGAGACCTTGAGATCCACCACGCAGATCTTGGGTGCCTAAGCTAACACAGTAGTTAACAGCAGTAAGACATATCAGCTCTGTGGGTGGACATGCACTAACAAGTCCATCACTTTATAAGTGGGTTCACAAATATTTGCTAACAGCAGGGGATTGGTAAGGTTTGGGAATCTTGGTTCCAGGTGGATGTCCCTAAAACAGCACCCCTTCGGTCTCCCTCTAGCCAGTTGCCATTCCTACCCATAGTGTTATAATGTAGTCTGACCTTCCCTGGTTACCAGGCCACTCGCCATCTCCTGACATTGCCATTTATCACCGACCGCTCATCACTTTGAGAAATCAGAAGCAGACCTATTAAAGGAAATTCAGGGAGAATCTGCCATTGACTGTAGACCAGAACTTGAGTGCTCCTGTCTCTGAAGAAGTAGTTGGAGCACTGAATTGTTAGAAGTGGCAGATGCAAGGGGATGGAGAAGGCTCAATGAAGACAGAGTCTGGCTGTTTTACATGCTTAGTAGAACCATGTCACTTCTCAGTATGGACATTTTGACAGATTTCAATTCCCCAACTCATAACTCAGCTGATTTAGATGTATTATCATAAGAACATCTCAGAACACCACCACTCCTGACCAACAGATTTCCCTGATAAATTTAAAACCTCTTTTCTAAATTAAAGAGAGCACCaaagcatttcaaagaaaacaccAAGAATTTCTTTGATGTGAGGGAATGAAACAGTCTTCTTTGAAACAGGAACCAGCTTCCCAGTAtttgttacagaaaataatgaaaagaatagCATTTGGTTTCAAGGATGAAACTGGTGGGGTAGTTAGTTGTGGCTCTTTCATCTGTCACGTGGTCTCATTCCCACAGGATCACACACCcaacaaaagcagctctgtgtccAGACCgctctggccctgcaccctccCATTCAGCAGAGGAGCATGttgggctgggagcagcaagGCTGGGAGTCTGGCAGCCAGGAAGGAATAAGAAACAGCTCAGCCAGACGCAAACCTGCTGGGGATGCCTCTCTTCCAGAAGCATTTTAAGCCATATACATTCAAAACAGGCAGTAGTTTTAAACATGGTGCAGTGGGACACTGTCACGACTTTTAtctacagaaataattaaataatgatAAATATTAACATAGCTATGAAGTAATTCTCCTACATGCAAGCCATAGATATTAGACTCTTAGGTAACCTAAAAGCCGTATCACTTTCTCCTttactctgtatttttaattcctcCATTTCCCCATTATTCTAACAAAAATCTGCACAGAACACGGTTTCAGAAGCTATATTCATAACCAAAGCCAAGTTAAGCTTATACGTATAACTCTGCAAGATTGGGTTAAATAACGATAATGGGTTTTTTGCGAGTATAAACCTACTGCACTGTGAAACTGTGCTTATAGCATTGCAAACAAATTATCAAATGAAATGACAATTTGCTCTTGGCATGGAAACTATTATGCATTTCAcctgtgggtttttgttgttttgtttgtttgtttttctttcagaacaaccatttttctgactttctgGACAAAAAAACTGGTTATACAACAATCAATATGTTGGCAATCCCAATTACGCAGGGTAAAGAGGTGCTTGCTGTTGTGATGGCACTCAACAAATTAAATGCCACGGAGTTCTcaaaagaggatgaagaggtAATCTCAAATGTCACACAACAGTACAGTTGTTAGTTCAACAAGCAGTTAGAGTAAAGTCACCTCTTGGTTTGAtaattttgtcttatttttgctctttgtCATTTTTAggtctttaaaaaatacctcAATTTTTTATCTTTGGTCCTAAGAAATCATCATACGACATATCTCTACAATATTGAATCCCGAAGAAGTCAGGTATAGAAGAATTTATTAACAATAATACTTCATTTTTGTGTGAAACCACTATTATTCCCACTATCTTATATTCTTGCAAGCTTATCGAAGTAAGGATagcatctttttaatttttttatttggtaaTAGTAATGCATCTTATCATTTTATTCTGGAATGCCTAGGATTCATACGTTTATGTTTTTTTACTCTTAGGAACATttactctctttctctttcattgtAAATAGATGCTTTTGTGGTCTGCCAACAAAGTATTTGAAGAGCTAACAGATATAGAACGGCAGTTTCACAAAGCCCTGTACACTATTCGAATGTATTTGAATTGTGAAAGATACTCTGTTGGTCTGCTGGACATGACTAAAGAGAAGGTAACAATCATTTTGCCTACTTGCTATAAGTGTGCTACTCCTGACTTCAAGCTATAAAATCCATCCTTTTGATTAATTTGTTCTGCATATTTCTAGTGTGTGTCTCTCCAAGACACAAAGTTACCATGCTTGCTAGCCCTTTGGGATAATTTATATAATATAAAACCTAACTATGTTACAAAAattacatgcaaaataaaaacatggcaAAGGAAACAACCATGATAAACATAAAGGCTAATTCTGAAACAACTCTTCATATGCATAATTTCACATGAGAAAGGGTAGAAGAGAGAAGTGCAGGTCTGACTGTTGCTTTCTAAATACCTGCCTTCTAAAACAACAATCCAGAGATAAGCTTCAGATTAGCCTGCAATTTACTGGTAAACATGTCCTGCCTGGGATATATTTAACAATGTTTTCTTAATATTGTCTGAAATGCGACCATAGTACAGctatggagaaggaaaaataaaattgctatCCACAGATATCATACTATCTATGAACACAGAaccgatttttttttcttttgctaaacCCTGTGTATCGTTTTTTCAGGAGTTCTATGACGAGTGGCCAATCCGGCTGGGGGAGGCAGAGCCTTACAAAGGCCCCAAGACACCTGATGGACGAGTGAggatattaatttttctttttacaactCTTAATTTTGACATTGAGTTTGTACAGGTcacccacatttttttctggttttatttaggAAGTCAACTTTTATAAGATTATTGACTATATTTtacatggaaaagaagaaatcaaagtcATTCCGTGAGTATTCATTGGCAGCCTGCAAATGAGTGGCAATTAGATAGATTGCTTGGATATAATAACAACATGTCTGTATTGTAGAAatcatttaatttcattctctCTCTAAAGGTCACCTCCAGCAGATCACTGGTGTCTTGTCAGTGGATTGCCAACCTATGTTGCTGAAAATGGATTTGTAAGTTCATAGCAAAAGTAATACCTAAAAAATGTAGTTCATGCAGTTCTTCTgattgaataaaataaaaccccaagCCTCCCAATGACCAAAAGCCTCTACAAAAATACAATGCTGTTTCCAGTAACATTGGTTCCCAGTGAAATCATGTGAATCAGTAGTCTGGGTGGAGACAAGCCCTGAACACAAACAGCCAACACATCAGGAAAACTTCCCTCTGATTGTGGTAACATTGGAGGAATAATAGCGTGTGTCTGATGTCACTTTCTGGGTGTACTAAGTAAGTCTCACAACAAAAGGTCAAAGTAAGAAAATCATCATCTACAGAgttctaaattttttttcttcttatctcTTCTTGGGTAGACAATATATGTAAGTCAAAGTTGTGATGTACGACAGTTGTTAGTAATCCTATGGCATTTTTAATAGTGGTAAGGACAGAGTCTTTAGTACTCACTTATTTCTATGTACAAACCCCCACAGCATTTGAAACTGGAAGTGATTTTCTTAACCATCGTGCTTATGCGCTGTGAGACAACAGACATGAGAGACTTTGCTACAAGCACTCCAGAATGATATTTGTTAGAATAACCACATTTAACTTAATAGGAGCAGTTTTAATTGCTGTAGCAAGCTGGAGTGCTTACTGTTCTTAgcctcaaaaataaatatacctTTTTAATATATCAGGCGAGGTCTTGGTGCAGGTTATATTCCTGTTAAACAatgtctccttttctttatgCTGCAGATTTGTAACATGATGAATGCACCAGCAGATgaatatttcacatttcaggTAATTCTGGTAATCTATAATTATGTATAGATTACAATATCTATAATTATAAATATTGTAGAAAAATATACTAATGTTTTCCACCAATTATTTATACAGTTGATTACATAACTAATTTCTCCTTTGTTTGTGATGCATGGGTCTTCGTGTTACATTGCCTGTATCAAAGCTGTATTACtactttcaaagaaataaacaacATTTCCTGTTCTTTGGCTTTCCTACAGAAAGGACCAGTGGATGAGACGGGCTGGGTTATCAAAAATGTCCTGTCATTGCCTATTGtcaacaaaaaagaagaaattgtggGAGTTGCAACATTTTACAATAGGAAAGATGGAAAACCTTTCGATGAGTATGATGAACAGATCATTGAAGTAAGCGTAATAGGATTAGAGGTTTTAAGGAGCCATATGATGTTAACAAAAATACTATTGTAAAAAGTAATTTCGAAATGtctaaacattttcaaataggCTATACTAACATCTAACCAAATGTCTATATTCTTCACTATACAGTTTCATAAGAATcagaaattttgtttctctttataAACCTGAAAAAATGAGATAATTTACATTCCAATAATGAACAGAAGTCagatgtaattttattttttaatcatttgaCTCTTAGTGATAGTCGGCATCTCCTAATTAGCACTGGCTAAGCAGATATGACATCCTGCTTGCCAATGGATGTGCCTGTGACCATGGGAGTTCCCAGAGCATTCATGACCGCATGCACTTGGGCAAGATAAGATGCTACACAGTGTAGCCAAGTCCACTCAGCTAATTTAAGCTTCATAAACCTCAAAGTCCCATATACAAAGTGGGAATACGGGCCTTTAATTACTAAGTTGAGACAAAGAATGTCATTAAAAGCTGTAGGTGTGGACAGAACCTGTTGGTGGAAGGTAAAGGCCCCTAACAAGTAGAGTTACACATTGCTTTTCAAAGcaatggaatttttaaaaagttcaaaTTGTCAGCTTAATTTTATAGTCATGGTGTCACCTCCACTTTGCTTGGCTTTGTTCCAGACTCTCACACAGTTCCTGGGGTGGTCTGTTTTAAATACTGACACTTACGACAAAATGAACAAgcttgaaaacaggaaagacaTCGCTCAGGAAATGCTTATGTACCAGACGAAGGCCACCGCTTCTGAAGTTGAATCTATACTGGTAAGTTTCTGTCCACAGTCAcaaaatttaagaagaaaatttgcTACGCCAGGACTgaatttcttattaatttttatttttagaaatacaaggagaaattaaatgtaaataGCTTAGAAGAATGTGATCAAAAGGATCTTATCAGGATTTTGGTAAGTCATTAAACTGAAAATTCTGGTAGCATGCTTATCTCAAATATTTATGTGTCTTCATTACAGAAGAAGTTGTGTATAGCCAAATGCTGATTAATACAATTCATTTTAGCTATCAGTTCCATAAGCTAGATGGAGCTGATTTAATAATACATCTTCAACCTCTTTGGTTCTTTGAGGTGCAGACCCCACTGTTACCTACAGGGAAACATTCTGTCCCAAATATGTGTCAATAGACTTGGATAGTCCAAGTTATATAGAAATGTTTAGAATTATAATAAACATTTAAAGTTTCTAACTTTCTTAAATATCCATGGGGACAGTGCTATACCTATAactgaatttatttaatttcaaaagtaaaaGAAGGGATATTGATGTAAGGTCACCTTCATTTTGAGTAAAAGAACATGTGCAAGAGTGTCCAGTGGAACTGACCTACTTTTCGGAttaattttcctgcatttccttAGGCAGAGAAGTCCAATGAGAGTGATCAGTGACTTCACAGTGATGAAACAGATTTGATCTAATCAGCCAAAACTCTGCTCCTACTAAACCAAAACCGAGTCACTTTCTCTTCCAGACTGTGCAGTCCTCTGGCTGCCTTAGTATTTCAATCTAGAAAAGGAGCGCCTTTTTGGACGAAAACTCCTGTTTGTGCTCACTTAGTgcacttccttttttcttgtggAGCAGTCCTGGAGTACGTGTGCTGGCTGACTTTACTTTTAGTGAATGAACTCCCACTGTTGAGGGATCAAAACAGAGCTAGGCTGAAGAAAAAAGGTCAAATACACACAAATCTGTTGACTTCCAGTTCCAACCAATTCACATATTTCCTCCTATTCCACCGTGTTTGCTGATGTAGACATAGCCACAGGGAAAAGATCTCAAACTATTTTCAGTTATGTACATGTGCATGCTGGAATGCAATGGTGTTAGGATTTTACTGGCTCCCACAAGACAGATGCTCACACAGCTTACAAGTGATGAAACCAAAAAACTTAAACGGACCATGCGTAGCTTCatatacctttaaaaataaatttaatttagcTGCATGAAGAGTTTCAAGAATTAATAGATAAACATTATAAAATATCTCTACTGGTAGAGCAACAAGTGATTTTTATGGTACAGACTCCAAATATAAAAAACATAATACTGGTATGAATttttaaatctcaaaaaaagcaatgaaaatgagTTCTCTCAACACCGCGGACTCACAAATTCAAAGGTCTAATATCTTCTGCACTGACAAGGCTGCATGCAAATGCTTTATCCTGTTATAAGACCTGGAATCCCAGAGAGCTAATGGGATAAAGCAGGTGTTTCTAGATCTGATGATTCACAAAGTAATGGGTCTTAAAACACCACTACCCCAGGTTTCCCTGTCCTTGACCTCAGATCAGAGTAAATATAATGGAAAATCCCAAGGAGAAGGAAATACCTTCACATGGATGTTCAGCCTTATTTGTTGAAATACATGCACACCTTTAgtcatcttttttccttatCCATAAAATGGAGATAATTTGTAGACTACTATGGGGGAAGGGCGTAATGGTGATCATATAATCTATTTTTTGTGTTGCATCAGACTTCCCTGAATTAATTCTTGTCTGGATtggggcacatcctttgaaataTAATACCACTCTCCCTAGGCTTTGGGATATACAGATGAAAAGTGTTATAGAACAGTTCAAGAATATTGCCATCACCAGTTAGGCTATTTAATGTGAATCTATATAATGTATACAGATAGGCAACTTAAATTTAATACAGGCTTCTTAACTTTCATATCCTCTGCATTTTAGAATTTAGTGTATGTTATATGGAGGTTCTTCAGTATAGGGAACAGCTGGTCTAAGCTCTGTATCTGCTCTTCAGAGAGCGAAAAATCCCTGAATGGCATCCAGACAGCTTCTAATGAAATTTAGTACATGGGGAAAAGATTATGCACTTACACAGTCCACTACTTCTGAAGTGACCCCTTGTTTTCAGTAGTGGTCAGGAATGTTCAGAATAGACTGTTGTAAACTACAGAAAGGCAGTGACTAGGACAGAATCACCACCAACTACAGCACTAGAAAGTAAATCACATTGAGGTATTTGAAGCCATAATAACAGTGAATAATATATGCTTTGGACATTTAAGCATTGTAACAATTTTTACTTTGTGCATACACTGAGATCATTCATGACTCAAGCAATCAAGAGTCTACTGCAAGCAGGCAAAGAAGAACACAAATAAGATTTGTGAATTTTTATATCTGGTCTTGTAGAATTTTCCAGTCCACTTTCTATGTGCTAAATCAGCCTTATAGGTTTGTCTATTAAGTGTATATAGGCTATCACAGGCAAAGAGAGACTGTCACAGAAGATGAGGTAAGACAGACTAATTTTGAGAGCTGATTGTGGGACAGAAAGAAACCACAGGCACTCTAGAAGTTAAAAAACACATGGGAATCTTTGCTTGCCTATAGTCTCTCCAAGAGAAGACAAGGCAATGAGTAGGTAGGCACGCAAGCAAGtcttctgttatttaaaaaaaaaaaaaaagtgttgttatATCCTGTTCTAccataaaagtaaaaaaatgttttgctctaGACAGGTTGGTTTTGGTCACTATATTCCCCACTATTCATAAGATCCAAAAGTGAAAAGCAACACTTAACAAGAAAAATTCTGGTCATGAAAAAAGTTGAACTGCAGCCTTGAGACCACGCTAAAAGGAGAAGAACCGTAGGACTTTATACCAGGAAGGAGAAATTCCAAGGCCTGAGATTTCTAAGCTAGGGAAATGTTGAGATGGTCACAACGGATAGTGTTGGAATTCAGAGTAGGAAGAAACACTGTCTGGCCAAGATTTTTACCTATCCTGTTTGAGGAGAAAGCTACCAGTATCACAATTCTGTTTCCTAACTTAATACACATCAGCTTGTACTGAAACCTGAGGCCTTTGAAGATATATTAAGCATACCATATTTAGGCAATATGTCTACTGaagtcaggaaagaaaataaaaaactttttcCAACTTTGTTCTTGCCAGAAAAACCTCTCGTGTTTTTGACTTTTTCTAACAGAAAGAAGAATTACCTGATCCAAAAGATTTAGAACTGTATGAATTCCGCTTCAGTGACTTTCCTGTTACAGAGCATGGTCTGATAACTTGTGGAATACGACTGTTCTTTGAGATAAATGTTGTTGAAAAATTCAAAGTCCCAGCTGAggtctgatttattttgttttgtttatatttattttaagatagAAGAGAAATAGCTGACTGTTGGTACTTTAATATAGAAGTAGGCAATACTAAAATATTAGTGGTATGTATATCAATCTTCCATTCTTAATTAAACATTTGCATTTGTCACAAAGACTTAAAACTAATCCTGAAATTATGTGAGGTATGAAACATGCATTTACATAAGAACAATTTGCTGCTTCTATGTTTAACTCAatgaaaagcaattattttcatAGAACTTGCACATTATTACAGTAATTTCATGATATATTCCAGTAATTTTACAGGAACTCCATCATTTTGTTTCAATTAACAGCACAGTTTTAATCACTTTCATTCATAATAGGTCCTTACAAGATGGATGTACACAGTCAGGAAAGGTTATCGAGATATCACTTATCATAACTGGCGACATGGATTCAATGTGGGACAAACAATGTTTACTCTGCTAATGGTAATGTTGCTAATATTAATCTTACATTCATTatttagttttcatttcaattCCAACTGGAAAATTCAGGAAGGCACACACTCAGaattgtctgttttcttttacagacaggcaaaataaagaaatactaTACTGATCTAGAAGCCTTTGCCAtggttgctgctgctttctgccatgACATTGATCACAGAGGGACCAATAACTTGTATCAGATGAAGTACGTATAAATGCTCAAATATATGGACATGTAGTATTTTAgtggcaaattaaaaaaacctgccaaAACTTGCAAAATATAAGGTATATATTTCATATTCACCTGGCATGAATGAACACTTGCCCTATAGAAGACTTCTGCCTCAGAGCATTTGTCATGACAGGTGAAACATAAGgacaaaatacaaaagcagaatattGTAATAGACAAGTCTCCTGGAGTTGCAATTCATTTCTAAGAGAGACTAAGCTCTTGCAATGCTTAGATTGTAGCAGAGGCTCATGCACATGAGGCcacaaagaaatgagaaaagtaaattaaaaccCCTaactgaattactttttttcaagACAGGGCAAAAGCACTTTTCTGGAGAGGGATTCGGAACGTGGCACACACAAGGGTCAGTTCAGAGGGAGACAGGATTTAAGAtgcattctttttctctgttttctactGTCCAATTTGACTAGCTCAGTTGTTACCCTCCTGCTCAGTTTACCAATTGATGTGGGTCCTAAGGTGTAATCTCCTCATGTTATGCAGGATCCTGAGCTAAAGAGTTTGTGTCCTGCCACTGCGTCCACATGCCAGGAAGTTACACATCATGAGGTTAAGCTTTGCAATTCATGCTCCTTTCTGCTCTGAGAAAATATTCTAAAggatttctttgttatttttcccttgtttgtTATGAAACAGTGTTAATTAGTAGATGTTTGTTATAAAACCAtatacattaattttaatttaaattcacCTTTTTGATTTAAATTTACCTTTTTATTACAATGCTACACATCAAGGTGAGACCCACTGTTCTCCTGAAGAGTGATCAATTTACCATTTAGTCTTTTATGAGATCTGTTAGGGCTTGTTTCTGTGTTCTAGCCAGAGAACATAGGTCTCTCAGAATGTCATGTGTACCAGAAGATTATAACCATAATTTTCTGAGTACAGTTTCCCACGAACTATATCTCCAGACTgattcatcctcctcctctgaccCTGGAGAGGCATTTCAGCCTGCATGCAGGACCAGTGATGCAAGGGGATTTTCTGATTATTCTCAGGGATTCTCCAGGTGACGTAGGAGAGAAAGAATGACAGACGCTGATTCTTATTCAATGGGCTGCCTCGCATCCAAATAAGTTTAAGGGAGGTTTTAAATCTTCCTACTGTGGTCTTCCCTAGCTGAAAGCCTTCTACGTGAGGTCATACGCAGTAAAGCTATTTATAAAGTTATCAGGCTTTACCACGACAGTCCTAATCATAagtcagaaaatacagataGCACGTAGCAATCCACCTTGGGTTATCTGAGTAGCAGAGTTATTAGccaagagaagaaaggaggaaaatacacTTCCAAACATGCAGAACCATCTGGAGCTTATGTAGACAAGAcacttcttccttcctcctgttACCATAGTTTGACACAGAATTTCCTTTGCTTGAAGCTTAGCCCAACATCAGGGGGATGCTTCGAGCTCTGTGATAATACTGAACACACCTGAGGTGTCAGGACTTGTGCAGTCCATAAAACAGCAACTTTGAAGCAGGGGAGGAGCCCAAGGGCATTAGAGGAATTAAACTCCGTTATACTGTTACTTTAGATTTAACTTACTTACAGTGTTAGAATCGTAGTGGACATGGCCCAAGTCATTACAGACAAACAGGAGTCCAAAAGCTGTGCTACACAATAAATACTAAAAGATGCATAAAGGCCATTTTTAAGGTACACAGAAGGTATGTGGATTAAACAAATAGCAAAACTGAACGTGCGAAACAAAATAGAGGCATCTGACCACACCTTTGACTCCAGTGGGCACTGAACACCCAGTGCTCTCCAGTTGCCATCATTACTCAGTCACAAGAGAGAAGGCAAGCAAGTAGTTTTTTGCATCATACCAGTGTTTAAGATATATAGATTATACTATTGGATGTGTAGATCAGCAGCATTTTAATCCTAAAAATCTGAATCTTTAATCAAAAATATTGCc
The genomic region above belongs to Caloenas nicobarica isolate bCalNic1 chromosome 7, bCalNic1.hap1, whole genome shotgun sequence and contains:
- the PDE6C gene encoding cone cGMP-specific 3',5'-cyclic phosphodiesterase subunit alpha' codes for the protein MGEVNKDAVEKYLENNPQFAKEYFDRKMRAEVLGSIFKVSPGDVKEGVSFKDMSRLEECDILFELLTEIQDEGGNMEKIVHKGLQRLAQLLAADRCSMFICRSRNGIPEVATRLLNVTPTSRFEDNLVNPDNETVFPLDIGIAGWVAHTKKFFNVPDVKKNNHFSDFLDKKTGYTTINMLAIPITQGKEVLAVVMALNKLNATEFSKEDEEVFKKYLNFLSLVLRNHHTTYLYNIESRRSQMLLWSANKVFEELTDIERQFHKALYTIRMYLNCERYSVGLLDMTKEKEFYDEWPIRLGEAEPYKGPKTPDGREVNFYKIIDYILHGKEEIKVIPSPPADHWCLVSGLPTYVAENGFICNMMNAPADEYFTFQKGPVDETGWVIKNVLSLPIVNKKEEIVGVATFYNRKDGKPFDEYDEQIIETLTQFLGWSVLNTDTYDKMNKLENRKDIAQEMLMYQTKATASEVESILKYKEKLNVNSLEECDQKDLIRILKEELPDPKDLELYEFRFSDFPVTEHGLITCGIRLFFEINVVEKFKVPAEVLTRWMYTVRKGYRDITYHNWRHGFNVGQTMFTLLMTGKIKKYYTDLEAFAMVAAAFCHDIDHRGTNNLYQMKSAAPLAKLHGSSILERHHLEYSKTLLQDESLNIFQNLNKRQFETVLHLFEVAIIATDLALYFKKRTMFQKIVDAIEKMETEEEAIKYISIDPTKKEVIMAMMMTGCDLSAITKPWEVQSKVALMVANEFWEQGDLERTVLQQQPIPMMDRNKGDELPKLQVGFIDFVCTFVYKEFSRFHKEITPMFDGLQNNRVEWKTRADEYEEKMKIIEEQKKKEEEEAAKKAENAAGGGGGGSGEDGKSKTCIIL